The Sylvia atricapilla isolate bSylAtr1 chromosome 3, bSylAtr1.pri, whole genome shotgun sequence genome has a window encoding:
- the LOC136358552 gene encoding protein ELYS-like: MAQVTSSLLQFPEVTVEALREAETTLDSVLCGKFSGAVGGLLPSVALGARPRGSAVAAVQRLCRGFAERCLLFPAGRSGLAWLACGPQLEVVNSVTGERLSAYRFSGVSEQPPAVRVVKEFSWQKRTGLLVGLEEAEGSVLCLYDLGISRVVKAVALSGKVTAIEPISSDGGASVSTRHLHQSLRWLFGVAAVATDVGHVLLVDLCLDDLSCSQNEVEASDLEVVTRIPAEVPQRREAVTREGRHLCFQLRSPSGTAVSTLCYISRSNQLVVGFSDGCLSLGSMKTLKKAHYTQLGGGRIPVCALTFQEPESDLQNCCYLWAVQSTQQR, encoded by the exons ATGGCTCAGGTAACGAGCAGTCTGCTGCAGTTTCCAGAGGTGACTGTTGAAGCACTTAGAGAAGCTGAGACCACACTAGACTCTGTGTTGTGTGGGAAGTTTTCTGGAG CTGTAGGTGGGTTGCTGCCTTCGGTGGCTTTGGGGGCGAGGCCCCGTGGCAGCGCCGTGGCTGCTGTTCAGCGGTTGTGCCGGGGGTTTGCTGAGCGGTGTTTGTTattccctgcaggcaggagtggCCTGGCGTGGCTGGCGTGCGGCCCCCAGCTGGAGGTGGTGAACTCGGTGACAGGAGAGCGGCTCTCTGCCTATCGCTTCAGCGGGGTGAGCGAGCAGCCGCCCGCCGTCCGCGTGGTGAAGGAGTTCTCCTGGCAGAAGAGGACCGGGCTCCTGGTTGGCTTGGAGGAAGCGGAGGGAAGTGTTCTCTGTCTCTACGACCTTGGGATCTCAAGAGTGGTTAAAGCAGTTGCTCTTTCAGGGAAG GTGACGGCCATCGAACCCATCAGCAGTGACGGCGGCGCCAGCGTCAGCACCCGGCACCTGCACCAGAGTCTGCGCTGGCTCTTTGGAGTGGCAGCAGTGGCCACAGATGTTGGCCACGTCCTTCTGGTTGACCTTTGTTTGGATGATTTGTCTTGCAGTCAGAATGAAGTAGAAGCATCGG ATCTAGAAGTTGTCACGAGAATTCCTGCTGAAGTTCCACAAAGAAGAGAAGCTGTGACCAGGGAAGGGAGGCATCTCTGTTTTCAGTTACgaagtccttcaggaacagcagTATCCACCCTGTGCTACATAAGCAGAAGCAACCAGCTCGTTGTGGGTTTTTCTGATGGCTGCTTGTCACTGGGGAGCATGAAAACTTTGAAGAAGGC GCACTACACTCAGCTTGGAGGAGGAAGGATTCCTGTTTGTGCCCTTACTTTTCAAGAGCCTGAGAGTGATCTTCAAAATTGTTGCTACTTATGGGCTGTTCAGTCTACACAACAGAGGTGA
- the LOC136359375 gene encoding protein ELYS-like, whose product MPDSLRPEEFLHDCPYFALWSLDPVISMTSPNLILDILVHERSLSRGVPSSYPPPEQFFNPSTYNFDVTCLLNSGVVHMTCTGFQKEVTFLLYLC is encoded by the exons ATGCCAGACTCACTCAG GCCAGAAGAATTCCTTCATGATTGCCCCTATTTTGCACTGTGGTCATTGGATCCTGTAATAAGCATGACTTCTCCAAACCTCATTTTGGATATCCTGGTACACGAGCGTAGTCTAAGTCGAGGGGTTCCTTCTTCTTATCCACCACCTGAACAGTTCTTTAATCCAAGCACCTATAATTTTG ATGTGACGTGCTTGCTCAACTCGGGAGTCGTTCACATGACTTGCACCGGCTTCCAGAAGGAGGTGACTTTTTTACTGTATCTCTGTTGA